GCTTCATCTCCCGATTGAAACATTTCCATTCCGTGCTTCTTGCCTTGTTCCGCCATTTCATCAAATGTTTCTGCTCTAAACTCTAAGTCGCAAGCTCCACCCAATTCATTACATGTCATTTTTTTTCATATCTCTTGTGTTGTTTTAAAACTGCC
This portion of the Flavobacteriales bacterium genome encodes:
- a CDS encoding DUF1059 domain-containing protein, which gives rise to MTCNELGGACDLEFRAETFDEMAEQGKKHGMEMFQSGDEAHLNAMKEMHGLMQDPSAMMEWFENKRNEFEGLPESE